The following are encoded together in the Montipora foliosa isolate CH-2021 chromosome 12, ASM3666993v2, whole genome shotgun sequence genome:
- the LOC137979574 gene encoding uncharacterized protein isoform X1, translated as MFSNGSPPTCLVALSVLRSMENCQTDLTYHSVFLKGHVGPLLFSVYATTCTSTCTSASASTQATPTVDLTHTPQSGATTRRLLTAMAQRAGVSYEDDANALDGTGIDHEEMSDGVGSVIEDLSTFGFSDEKNKDDFPGRTAEVASIIKMVEKITKGKCKLPPFMTHTLNEMLWQAREDGAVCLLVLFSQNNSEEFIDRLFKILNNQLRKHNKEVFIWVAYSQSNEGSKVQAKYGVGEQTALLVVVPSQIPQCVDILNETNIDEGRVQEALVNALQMFSHLKRLHLFDRARMGDDRSTSFASFSVELRSNLITVVLCATEVDFPLSSSQIKVKKRCGHSAAHHTEVPSSRHYSALRRLGCLQSIDRAAKR; from the exons ATGTTCTCAAATGGTTCGCCTCCTACTTGTCTGGTCGCTCTCAGCGTGTTGCGGTCAATGGAGAACTGTCAGACAGATCTCACCTATCATTCGGTGTTCCTCAAGGGTCATGTAGGACCGCTGCTCTTTTCTGTCTATGCTA ctacatgtacaagtacatgtacatcagcTTCTGCATCCACCCAGGCAACTCCAACGGTGGATTTAACCCACACACCTCAAAGTGGAG CTACAACACGGAGGCTGTTGACGGCCATGGCACAGAGGGCAGGTGTTAGCTATGAAGATG ATGCAAATGCATTAGATGGGACAGGAATTGATCATGAAGAAATGTCTGATGGTG TTGGCAGTGTTATAGAAGACCTGTCTACCTTTGGATTTTCTGATG aaaaaaacaaagatgatTTTCCAGGGCGAACAGCAGAGGTTGCCTCCATAATTAAAATGGTGGAAAAAATTACTAAAGGAAAATGCAAGCTGCCACCATTTATGACTCATACTCTGAATGAG ATGTTATGGCAAGCAAGAGAGGACGGAGCAGTGTGTCTCCTTGTCTTGTTCAGCCAAAACAACTCAGAGGAGTTCATTGATCGTCTTTTCAA GATTTTAAATAATCAACTTAGGAAACATAACAAGGAAGTCTTCATTTGGGTTGcatatagccaatcaaatgaagGATCTAAAG TTCAAGCAAAATATGGTGTGGGTGAGCAAACAGCATTGCTGGTAGTGGTTCCCTCTCAAATTCCACAGTGTGTGGATATTTTAAATG AAACTAACATAGATGAAGGAAGAGTGCAAGAGGCATTGGTGAATGCACTACAGATGTTCTCACATCTGAAGCGTCTACACCTATTCGATCGCGCTAGAATGGGTGACGACCGATCGACCTCGTTCGCAAGTTTTTCAGTCGAGCTACGATCCAATCTGATCACTGTAGTTTTATGCGCAACCGAGGTCGATTTCCCTTTATCGAGCTCGcaaataaaagtgaaaaagagaTGCGGCCACTCTGCTGCCCATCATACAGAGGTGCCTTCTTCCAGGCACTATAGTGCACTCAGACGACTGGGCTGCCTACAATCGATTGATCGGGCTGCAAAACGTTAG
- the LOC137979574 gene encoding uncharacterized protein isoform X2: MAQRAGVSYEDDANALDGTGIDHEEMSDGVGSVIEDLSTFGFSDEKNKDDFPGRTAEVASIIKMVEKITKGKCKLPPFMTHTLNEMLWQAREDGAVCLLVLFSQNNSEEFIDRLFKILNNQLRKHNKEVFIWVAYSQSNEGSKVQAKYGVGEQTALLVVVPSQIPQCVDILNETNIDEGRVQEALVNALQMFSHLKRLHLFDRARMGDDRSTSFASFSVELRSNLITVVLCATEVDFPLSSSQIKVKKRCGHSAAHHTEVPSSRHYSALRRLGCLQSIDRAAKR, encoded by the exons ATGGCACAGAGGGCAGGTGTTAGCTATGAAGATG ATGCAAATGCATTAGATGGGACAGGAATTGATCATGAAGAAATGTCTGATGGTG TTGGCAGTGTTATAGAAGACCTGTCTACCTTTGGATTTTCTGATG aaaaaaacaaagatgatTTTCCAGGGCGAACAGCAGAGGTTGCCTCCATAATTAAAATGGTGGAAAAAATTACTAAAGGAAAATGCAAGCTGCCACCATTTATGACTCATACTCTGAATGAG ATGTTATGGCAAGCAAGAGAGGACGGAGCAGTGTGTCTCCTTGTCTTGTTCAGCCAAAACAACTCAGAGGAGTTCATTGATCGTCTTTTCAA GATTTTAAATAATCAACTTAGGAAACATAACAAGGAAGTCTTCATTTGGGTTGcatatagccaatcaaatgaagGATCTAAAG TTCAAGCAAAATATGGTGTGGGTGAGCAAACAGCATTGCTGGTAGTGGTTCCCTCTCAAATTCCACAGTGTGTGGATATTTTAAATG AAACTAACATAGATGAAGGAAGAGTGCAAGAGGCATTGGTGAATGCACTACAGATGTTCTCACATCTGAAGCGTCTACACCTATTCGATCGCGCTAGAATGGGTGACGACCGATCGACCTCGTTCGCAAGTTTTTCAGTCGAGCTACGATCCAATCTGATCACTGTAGTTTTATGCGCAACCGAGGTCGATTTCCCTTTATCGAGCTCGcaaataaaagtgaaaaagagaTGCGGCCACTCTGCTGCCCATCATACAGAGGTGCCTTCTTCCAGGCACTATAGTGCACTCAGACGACTGGGCTGCCTACAATCGATTGATCGGGCTGCAAAACGTTAG